One part of the Sorangiineae bacterium MSr11954 genome encodes these proteins:
- a CDS encoding helix-turn-helix domain-containing protein translates to MSSIDGSLIVLDGERATRFSTALDTTTHTSHAVKLLVGLETDVVVRESTGRTVLAQAVVIPSDRTCSVVSDGPVISLLLDPEQHREPNAVTRHLGHAAPLGPALALRLRDAVWAARQHLQNGLHLVALGDELRAMTFPRTSRPTGFDRRVERALEHFHVLLDGGDDTRIGPEQRLGITVQHLRALFLRDVGISPRAWFLWNRLVRALRAALSGSPALTAAAIGAGFSDHAHFSRTCRRLLGFRPVDIVQRRMPRDLRFVQDAGSAPAYARRNP, encoded by the coding sequence GTGAGCTCGATTGACGGTTCCCTGATTGTGCTCGATGGCGAACGCGCGACGCGGTTCTCGACGGCGCTCGACACCACCACCCACACCTCGCACGCCGTCAAACTGCTCGTGGGGCTGGAGACGGACGTGGTGGTGCGCGAGAGCACGGGGCGAACGGTGCTCGCGCAGGCGGTGGTGATCCCGAGCGATCGCACGTGCTCGGTCGTGAGCGACGGTCCGGTCATCAGTTTGCTGCTCGATCCGGAGCAGCATCGCGAGCCGAACGCGGTGACGCGGCACCTCGGACACGCGGCGCCGCTCGGCCCTGCCCTTGCGTTGCGGTTGCGTGACGCCGTGTGGGCCGCACGGCAACATCTGCAGAACGGGCTGCACCTGGTCGCGCTCGGCGACGAGCTTCGCGCGATGACCTTTCCGCGGACGTCGCGCCCCACGGGCTTCGATCGACGGGTGGAGCGGGCGCTGGAGCATTTCCACGTGCTCCTCGACGGGGGCGACGATACGCGCATCGGCCCCGAGCAGCGGCTCGGCATCACCGTCCAGCACCTTCGAGCCCTGTTTCTACGCGACGTCGGCATCTCGCCGCGCGCTTGGTTCCTATGGAATCGCTTGGTGCGCGCCTTGCGCGCCGCGCTCTCGGGCTCCCCCGCCCTCACGGCGGCCGCCATCGGCGCGGGCTTCTCGGACCACGCTCATTTCTCGCGAACGTGCCGGCGCCTGCTCGGTTTCAGGCCGGTCGACATCGTCCAGCGCCGCATGCCGCGCGATCTGCGTTTCGTTCAAGATGCCGGGAGCGCCCCCGCGTACGCTCGTCGGAATCCATGA
- a CDS encoding 4-oxalocrotonate tautomerase family protein has translation MPIVTIQVTREGTAPDRPSVTAEEKAALIAGVSEVLLRVLNKPLESTFVVIEEVDTDNWGWGGLPVLDYRRQRAAKK, from the coding sequence ATGCCCATCGTCACCATTCAGGTCACCCGCGAGGGGACCGCGCCCGATCGCCCGTCCGTGACCGCCGAGGAAAAGGCGGCCCTCATCGCGGGGGTCAGCGAGGTGCTGCTCCGCGTTCTGAACAAGCCCCTCGAATCGACGTTCGTCGTGATCGAGGAGGTCGACACCGACAATTGGGGCTGGGGCGGCCTACCCGTGCTCGACTACCGCCGGCAGCGGGCCGCGAAGAAGTAG
- a CDS encoding DNRLRE domain-containing protein — MNGRHFAVKVGLSLAMIAATACVSATEEDETDSVDQALMLSLNPNADTWVQRTSAGFVDYGKSCELRTNDVHTAAIPNYILLKFPVPLTTVCSTLKTATLRLLADQGFGMPVATHWVANPWTPGGTGYSPNGCSTCNVASAGAAAFAMPGFGPVVTTTVVDQGCAWYKWDITAIAKRWCIGGNNGVLLTGEKNFEFTTFHSMESIAGTRPVLDITY; from the coding sequence ATGAATGGACGACATTTCGCTGTCAAAGTAGGGCTTTCGCTCGCCATGATCGCGGCGACTGCGTGTGTTTCGGCCACCGAGGAGGACGAGACCGATTCCGTCGATCAGGCCCTCATGCTGAGCCTCAACCCGAACGCCGACACCTGGGTCCAAAGGACCTCCGCCGGCTTCGTCGATTATGGCAAAAGCTGCGAGCTTCGCACCAACGACGTGCACACGGCGGCCATACCGAATTATATCTTGCTCAAATTTCCCGTGCCCCTCACCACCGTGTGCTCCACCCTCAAGACCGCGACCCTGCGGCTGTTGGCGGATCAAGGGTTCGGTATGCCGGTCGCCACGCACTGGGTCGCCAACCCGTGGACACCGGGCGGGACGGGTTACTCTCCCAATGGCTGTTCGACGTGCAATGTGGCATCGGCGGGCGCGGCGGCCTTTGCGATGCCGGGGTTCGGGCCGGTGGTGACGACCACCGTGGTGGACCAGGGGTGCGCTTGGTACAAATGGGATATCACCGCCATCGCCAAGCGATGGTGCATCGGCGGCAACAACGGTGTTTTATTGACGGGCGAGAAGAACTTCGAATTTACCACCTTCCACTCGATGGAATCCATCGCGGGCACGCGCCCCGTGCTCGACATCACGTACTGA
- a CDS encoding serine hydrolase has product MRRLATMFALALIACGAPSGGTNEGSYDRGAPLPGPSTTPDTSSGRHDPGANGPDASTNPPDAGANPPDAGAPSCAEETAAIQRAMDAAHPANRDAVAAIKTPACGVRYFASGPSKVDRSKLHRIASVTKSYVGGVVLKLVEDGLLSLDSPASQWLPGIPGGNTVLVRHLLQHTGGLKPFDNTLGFRTCLLFGGCTPQQLLDLSFQQGQASAPGSTFQYTNANFVALAVIAEKVAGKPIATLLRERLRTPLGTQATFFAGTERVEGTMAVGRDEAGNDATNNLQPAALFGAGNIVATPGDVLTWTEALGSGTFHSPAIQAEIEKAIAISGTNDYKYGLAMMEIQPSATFGGGLGRGHNGDLIPGYHTQAFYFPERRTTVVSIIDYTPSGWQQNPQPIYAVFRAILKTLFSPQATAVDTENTSVMPMVEGWR; this is encoded by the coding sequence ATGAGAAGACTTGCGACGATGTTTGCGCTCGCGCTGATCGCGTGCGGCGCGCCCTCGGGGGGTACGAACGAAGGAAGCTACGACCGCGGCGCACCGCTGCCCGGGCCTTCCACCACGCCCGATACGAGCTCCGGCCGGCACGATCCCGGCGCCAACGGGCCGGACGCCAGCACGAATCCACCCGATGCGGGCGCGAATCCGCCCGACGCAGGCGCGCCGTCGTGCGCGGAGGAGACGGCGGCCATCCAGCGGGCGATGGACGCGGCGCATCCTGCAAACAGGGACGCCGTCGCAGCGATCAAGACGCCCGCTTGCGGCGTTCGCTACTTTGCGAGCGGGCCCTCCAAGGTCGATAGGTCCAAGCTTCATCGGATTGCGAGCGTCACCAAGTCGTATGTCGGGGGGGTCGTTCTAAAGCTGGTCGAGGATGGGCTGCTCTCCCTCGACTCCCCTGCGTCGCAATGGCTCCCGGGCATTCCCGGCGGCAACACGGTGCTCGTGCGTCATCTGCTGCAACACACGGGCGGGCTCAAGCCCTTCGACAACACGCTCGGGTTCCGAACGTGTCTTCTATTCGGCGGCTGCACGCCGCAGCAGCTCCTGGATCTCTCCTTTCAGCAAGGCCAAGCTTCGGCGCCCGGTTCGACATTTCAATATACGAATGCAAACTTCGTCGCGCTCGCGGTCATCGCCGAGAAGGTCGCGGGCAAGCCGATCGCCACGCTCCTACGCGAGCGCCTTCGCACCCCTCTGGGCACGCAAGCGACCTTCTTCGCGGGCACGGAACGGGTCGAGGGGACCATGGCGGTCGGGCGCGACGAGGCCGGGAACGATGCGACCAACAACTTGCAGCCCGCGGCGCTCTTCGGGGCGGGCAACATCGTGGCGACCCCGGGCGACGTGCTCACCTGGACCGAGGCGCTCGGGAGCGGCACGTTTCATAGCCCGGCGATCCAGGCGGAGATTGAAAAGGCGATCGCCATCTCAGGAACGAACGACTACAAATACGGGCTGGCGATGATGGAAATCCAACCCAGCGCCACCTTCGGCGGCGGTCTGGGGCGCGGACACAACGGCGATCTCATCCCCGGATACCATACGCAGGCGTTCTACTTCCCGGAGCGCCGCACCACCGTCGTGAGCATCATCGACTACACCCCGTCGGGTTGGCAGCAAAATCCGCAGCCGATCTACGCCGTGTTCCGAGCCATTTTGAAGACGCTCTTCAGCCCGCAGGCGACGGCGGTCGATACGGAGAATACTTCCGTTATGCCCATGGTCGAAGGGTGGCGTTAG
- a CDS encoding sigma-70 family RNA polymerase sigma factor, which produces MTPATERPHSPSPSPPAPGSARAHERLRGCMHEHYDAIWRALRRFGVPAAHVEDAAQQVFIVLANHLDQVKEGSERAYLYGCAVRVASGVRKHLSRSREVASALEADDHPGPDFDAEAILDARRARMALDDVLAAMPMDLRTVFVLYELEELTMAEIAASLDIPPGTVASRLRRARELFASCVSALKERRGARSQP; this is translated from the coding sequence ATGACCCCCGCCACCGAGCGCCCCCATTCACCCTCGCCATCGCCGCCTGCGCCGGGCTCTGCGCGCGCGCACGAGCGGCTGCGCGGGTGCATGCATGAGCACTACGATGCCATCTGGCGCGCGCTCCGTCGGTTCGGGGTACCGGCCGCCCATGTGGAGGACGCCGCGCAACAAGTGTTCATCGTGCTCGCCAACCACCTCGACCAGGTGAAGGAGGGCTCCGAGCGCGCCTATCTCTATGGGTGCGCGGTACGCGTGGCCTCGGGCGTACGAAAGCACCTATCGCGCTCGCGCGAGGTCGCCTCCGCGTTGGAGGCGGACGACCACCCCGGGCCCGACTTCGATGCCGAAGCGATCCTCGACGCCCGCCGCGCGCGCATGGCGCTCGACGACGTGCTCGCGGCCATGCCCATGGATCTGCGCACCGTGTTCGTGCTCTACGAGCTCGAGGAGCTGACCATGGCCGAAATCGCCGCCTCGCTCGACATCCCGCCGGGCACGGTGGCCTCGCGGCTTCGCCGGGCGCGCGAGCTTTTCGCATCCTGCGTGAGCGCCCTCAAAGAACGACGGGGCGCGAGGAGCCAGCCATGA
- a CDS encoding SDR family oxidoreductase, with amino-acid sequence MSTEQKVVIVTGASQGIGASLVRAYRDRNYRVIASSRTVKPSADANILAIPGDIADPKTAERIVREGLERFGRIDSLVNNAGVFLAKPFVAFTQEDYAHNMGVNVAGFFHVTQRAAAEMLKQGSGHIVTITTSLVDQPMAGVPSALASLTKGGLNAVTKSLAIEFAKSGVRVNAVSPGIIKTPMHPEENHAALATLHPVGRMGDTRDVVDAVLYLESAPFVTGEILHVDGGQSAGRW; translated from the coding sequence ATGAGCACCGAACAGAAAGTCGTCATCGTCACCGGCGCATCCCAAGGCATTGGAGCGAGCTTGGTTCGCGCGTACCGCGATCGCAATTACCGGGTGATCGCGAGCTCCCGCACGGTGAAGCCCAGCGCCGACGCGAACATCCTCGCCATCCCCGGTGATATCGCCGATCCAAAGACCGCGGAGCGCATCGTTCGCGAGGGGCTCGAGCGCTTCGGGCGCATCGACTCGCTCGTCAACAACGCCGGGGTCTTCCTCGCCAAGCCGTTCGTCGCGTTCACCCAAGAAGATTATGCGCACAACATGGGGGTGAATGTGGCGGGCTTCTTCCACGTCACCCAGCGGGCGGCGGCGGAGATGTTGAAGCAGGGCTCCGGTCATATCGTCACCATCACCACCAGCCTGGTCGATCAACCGATGGCCGGCGTGCCCTCGGCGCTGGCGTCGTTGACGAAGGGCGGCTTGAACGCGGTCACCAAATCGCTGGCCATCGAGTTCGCCAAGAGCGGTGTTCGGGTGAACGCCGTCTCGCCGGGCATCATCAAGACGCCGATGCACCCGGAGGAGAACCACGCGGCGTTGGCGACCTTGCACCCCGTGGGCCGGATGGGCGACACCCGCGACGTGGTCGACGCCGTGCTCTACCTCGAGTCGGCCCCCTTCGTCACCGGTGAAATCCTCCACGTAGACGGCGGCCAGAGCGCCGGGCGCTGGTAG
- a CDS encoding ornithine cyclodeaminase family protein, whose product MNETASRERATLRLLDAHQVRTLLTHESALEAVREAFVLHSRREGRVFPVVREALATGGVFGIKSGDVAGQGLLGFKAAGFWPGNRAYGGEPHQATIALIDPATGRPLCIIDGNAVTTLRTGAAGGLALRALARPDPAQLCVFGTGTQARIQVDFALRLCPSLRAVRYVRADGQRHAAFEAHFAGRCDPVLARDVNAAVSESDIVITATPGNMPLFDANALRPGTHVNCVGADTKGKRELPEGILGQVRLFVDDRAQAQQIGETQWAPGTPCTEIGDLLSGNETFRRAPEDITVFDMTGLALQDLTAARILYERAVAEQAGTTLPWPW is encoded by the coding sequence ATGAACGAAACGGCATCGCGCGAGCGCGCGACATTGCGTCTGCTCGACGCGCATCAGGTCCGGACGCTGCTCACCCACGAAAGCGCCCTCGAGGCCGTGCGCGAAGCCTTCGTGCTGCACAGCCGCCGCGAGGGCCGCGTGTTTCCCGTGGTGCGGGAGGCGCTCGCCACCGGCGGGGTCTTCGGGATCAAGTCGGGCGACGTCGCAGGGCAAGGGCTGCTCGGCTTCAAGGCCGCCGGGTTTTGGCCCGGCAACCGCGCGTACGGTGGCGAGCCGCACCAGGCGACCATCGCGCTGATCGATCCGGCCACCGGCCGGCCCCTCTGCATCATCGACGGCAACGCCGTCACCACCCTTCGCACGGGGGCGGCCGGCGGCTTGGCGCTTCGCGCGCTCGCGAGGCCCGATCCCGCGCAGCTGTGCGTCTTTGGCACGGGGACGCAGGCGCGCATTCAGGTGGATTTCGCGCTGCGACTGTGCCCTTCCCTGCGCGCCGTGCGCTACGTCCGCGCCGATGGCCAGCGCCATGCGGCGTTCGAGGCCCACTTCGCAGGACGGTGCGATCCGGTGCTCGCCCGCGACGTCAACGCCGCCGTTTCGGAGAGCGACATCGTCATCACGGCCACGCCGGGCAACATGCCGCTGTTCGATGCAAACGCCCTGCGGCCCGGGACACACGTCAATTGTGTGGGCGCGGATACGAAGGGCAAACGCGAGCTCCCGGAGGGCATCCTGGGGCAGGTTCGTCTGTTCGTGGACGACCGCGCGCAGGCGCAGCAAATCGGCGAAACGCAGTGGGCACCCGGCACCCCGTGCACGGAGATTGGCGATCTGCTGAGCGGAAACGAGACCTTTCGACGCGCGCCCGAGGACATCACGGTGTTCGACATGACCGGGCTCGCCTTGCAGGATCTCACCGCCGCGCGCATCCTGTACGAGCGGGCGGTGGCGGAGCAGGCGGGCACCACCCTCCCCTGGCCTTGGTGA
- a CDS encoding LysR family transcriptional regulator — translation MDRIDAMRIFIAALDEGSLAGAARRLKRSPTAVSRALALLEAHVGVELIHRTTRSLKLSEAGERYAVACRRVLLDLEEADRLAAGERSAPRGTLTLSAPPISGEEVLQPILDDFLDAYPMVSARLLLLDRAVNLVDEGVDLALRIAHLPDSSLIALPLGGDVRRVVVASPRYLASHPRIKEPGDLAKHQIVAFTNFGLDSWSFTPAKGSSIPRTVQFTPRFVVNTVRVAAASAIAGRGLTRLYSYHVARHVKEGRLKIVLADAEHPRLPVYLLAPQGRMSVPKVRAFVDFALPRLRAAFARMAAEADGLG, via the coding sequence ATGGATCGCATCGATGCAATGAGGATCTTCATCGCCGCCCTCGACGAGGGCAGCCTGGCCGGGGCCGCGCGCCGGCTCAAGCGATCACCGACGGCGGTCAGCCGCGCGCTGGCGCTCTTGGAGGCGCACGTCGGGGTGGAGTTGATCCATCGAACCACGCGATCGCTCAAGTTGAGCGAGGCCGGCGAGCGCTATGCGGTCGCCTGCCGCCGGGTGCTGCTCGATCTCGAGGAGGCCGACAGGCTGGCCGCCGGCGAACGATCGGCCCCGCGCGGCACCCTCACCCTCTCGGCGCCCCCCATCAGCGGCGAGGAGGTGCTGCAGCCGATTTTGGACGATTTTCTGGACGCCTACCCCATGGTTTCGGCCCGGCTCCTCCTGCTGGACCGCGCGGTGAACCTCGTCGACGAAGGCGTCGATCTCGCGCTGCGCATCGCGCACCTGCCGGACTCGTCGCTCATCGCGCTGCCCTTGGGCGGCGATGTCCGGCGCGTGGTGGTCGCCTCACCGCGTTACCTGGCGAGCCATCCGCGCATCAAGGAACCTGGGGATCTCGCCAAACATCAAATCGTGGCCTTTACCAACTTCGGCCTCGACTCCTGGAGCTTTACGCCCGCCAAGGGCTCGTCCATCCCTCGCACCGTGCAGTTCACACCGCGGTTCGTGGTCAATACGGTGCGCGTGGCCGCCGCATCCGCGATCGCAGGCCGGGGGCTGACCCGGCTTTATTCGTATCATGTGGCCCGACACGTCAAGGAAGGGCGGCTGAAGATCGTCTTGGCGGACGCGGAGCATCCACGGTTGCCGGTGTACCTGCTCGCGCCCCAAGGGCGCATGTCGGTCCCCAAGGTCCGCGCCTTCGTGGACTTTGCGCTGCCCCGGCTGCGCGCCGCCTTCGCGCGCATGGCCGCGGAGGCGGATGGCCTGGGCTGA
- a CDS encoding helix-turn-helix transcriptional regulator has translation MLKTMATDRRSELADFLRGRRTRTMPGAAGLPLGRRRRTPGLRREEVAQLAGLSVDWYTRLEQGRDVNPSRETLAAIARVLGLDDDERGHLFYLARPEDTLGPQPAGRQEKAEPAMARALEMTNAPALVLSARFDVLAWNAAACGLLVPFDAIPCARRNLLWLTFHHPELRARYADIALIEKEVVAGFRFVASVYVGDSHFDALITDMLDTSETFRTLWARHEVRSKTGGTKAFRIDGRTVLFDWYALASATCRKQQLVYYVPHLATARP, from the coding sequence ATGCTGAAGACGATGGCGACCGATCGACGAAGCGAGCTGGCCGATTTTTTGCGCGGGCGACGAACGCGCACCATGCCAGGCGCGGCCGGTCTACCGCTGGGCCGCCGGCGGCGAACCCCGGGCCTGCGCCGCGAAGAGGTCGCCCAGCTCGCCGGTCTCAGCGTGGATTGGTACACACGCCTCGAGCAAGGGCGCGATGTGAACCCTTCGCGCGAGACCTTGGCCGCCATCGCGCGCGTGCTCGGGCTCGACGACGACGAGCGCGGACATCTCTTCTACCTCGCGCGTCCCGAGGACACGCTCGGTCCGCAGCCCGCGGGTCGCCAGGAGAAAGCCGAGCCTGCGATGGCACGCGCGCTCGAAATGACCAACGCACCCGCGCTGGTGTTGAGCGCGCGCTTCGATGTGCTCGCGTGGAACGCCGCCGCCTGCGGCCTGCTCGTGCCCTTCGATGCGATCCCTTGCGCCCGCCGCAACCTTCTCTGGCTGACGTTCCACCACCCGGAGCTGCGCGCCCGCTACGCCGACATCGCCCTCATCGAGAAGGAAGTGGTGGCCGGCTTCCGCTTCGTCGCGAGCGTTTACGTGGGCGATTCGCACTTCGACGCGCTCATCACCGACATGCTCGACACCAGCGAGACCTTTCGCACCCTCTGGGCGCGCCACGAGGTCCGCTCCAAAACGGGCGGCACGAAGGCCTTCCGCATCGACGGCCGCACGGTGCTCTTCGATTGGTACGCGCTCGCCTCGGCCACATGCCGCAAACAGCAGCTCGTCTACTACGTACCGCACCTTGCGACGGCGCGCCCGTGA
- a CDS encoding PAS domain-containing protein encodes MTKKANKLLLEQLQNIAEGLGETFAPFCEVVVHDLRHPKNAIHGISNNLSGRRVGQPATELGLARIRDPEFPARISNYANTFSDGRSVKSTSIGIKDETGQYVAALCLNVDLTLFRSFQGALAQFTHIEDGRVHEHLDGTPAERIRARIDAFAASKATTARALSPTDRKHVVRALKKEGLLEIRRGANIAAAHMGVSRATVYADAK; translated from the coding sequence ATGACGAAGAAGGCGAACAAGCTCCTCTTGGAGCAGCTGCAGAACATCGCCGAGGGGCTGGGCGAGACCTTTGCACCGTTCTGCGAGGTCGTCGTTCACGATTTGCGCCATCCGAAGAATGCCATTCACGGCATTTCCAACAATTTGAGCGGGCGCCGCGTGGGGCAGCCGGCGACCGAGCTGGGGCTGGCGCGCATCCGCGATCCGGAATTTCCGGCGCGCATTTCGAATTATGCGAACACGTTCTCGGACGGTCGAAGCGTCAAGAGCACCTCGATTGGCATCAAGGACGAGACGGGACAGTACGTCGCCGCGCTCTGCCTCAACGTGGATCTCACGCTCTTTCGCAGCTTCCAGGGCGCGCTCGCGCAGTTTACGCACATCGAAGACGGCCGCGTGCACGAGCACCTGGATGGAACGCCCGCCGAGCGGATTCGCGCGCGCATCGACGCATTCGCAGCATCAAAGGCGACCACGGCCCGCGCCTTGAGCCCGACGGACCGAAAGCACGTGGTCCGCGCGCTAAAGAAGGAAGGTCTCCTGGAGATCCGCCGGGGTGCCAACATCGCCGCCGCGCACATGGGGGTCTCGCGCGCCACCGTCTACGCTGACGCCAAGTGA
- a CDS encoding LysR substrate-binding domain-containing protein, which translates to MSKSHSTARALRLPPLNAARVFEACARLGSTVAAASELGVTHGAVSKQVALLEAWLEIPLFNRSGVRLAPTAAGARYAAALGRALELVDAATREVTDSASGPTRVVRVSTTASFATLWLLPRLERFHARHPDTEVWISETKALVSLGPEGSADVALRMGSGPWPGVRAESLMSDHLIPVCAPKLAARLRHPPDLARATLLHDQDPRAAWGHWLEAAALGRPVWAERGPRLPNSAALLQASADGQGVTLAYAKLAEPYRTKERLVQPFGPAVPLGPTYWLILPRRGTPTTHASRVFAAWVREEAKRSP; encoded by the coding sequence GTGAGCAAAAGTCACAGCACCGCGCGCGCGCTCCGCCTGCCGCCCTTGAACGCCGCGCGCGTCTTCGAAGCGTGCGCGCGGCTCGGATCGACGGTGGCGGCGGCCTCGGAGCTCGGGGTCACGCACGGCGCGGTCAGCAAGCAGGTGGCGCTGCTCGAAGCATGGCTCGAGATCCCCCTGTTCAATCGAAGCGGCGTCCGGCTCGCGCCCACCGCGGCAGGTGCGCGCTACGCCGCGGCGCTGGGGCGCGCGCTCGAGCTGGTCGATGCGGCCACGCGCGAGGTCACGGACTCCGCCAGCGGCCCCACCCGGGTCGTGCGCGTGAGCACCACCGCCTCGTTCGCGACGCTCTGGCTCTTACCGCGCCTCGAACGTTTCCACGCCCGTCACCCCGACACGGAGGTGTGGATCTCCGAGACGAAGGCGCTCGTCTCGCTCGGCCCCGAAGGCTCCGCCGATGTCGCGCTTCGCATGGGCAGCGGGCCTTGGCCGGGGGTTCGCGCCGAGAGCCTCATGTCCGATCATCTCATCCCCGTGTGCGCGCCCAAGCTCGCGGCGCGCCTTCGCCATCCGCCGGATTTGGCGCGCGCGACCCTGCTCCACGATCAGGATCCGCGCGCCGCCTGGGGCCACTGGCTGGAGGCCGCCGCGCTCGGGCGGCCCGTGTGGGCCGAGCGCGGACCGCGATTGCCAAACAGCGCGGCCTTGCTGCAAGCTTCGGCCGATGGTCAGGGCGTTACCCTCGCGTATGCCAAGCTCGCCGAGCCGTATCGGACGAAGGAGCGCCTGGTGCAACCTTTCGGGCCCGCCGTGCCGCTCGGGCCCACGTACTGGCTCATCTTGCCACGACGCGGCACCCCCACCACCCACGCCTCGCGCGTCTTTGCCGCGTGGGTGAGGGAAGAAGCGAAGCGCAGCCCCTGA
- a CDS encoding SDR family oxidoreductase — protein sequence MSESHSLSGRIAVVTGASSGIGEATARKLAARGASVALLARRKDRLHALAADIQKGGGRALTVAVDVNDAKGLAEATHVIAGELGPVDLVVNNAGVVEAATFGAGRMADFEKMIDVNLKGAVRVADAFAAPLIAAAQKGGPADLVNISSVAAQGVYANFAVYCATKAAITHLSRNLRVELGPQKVRVSVIEPGLVETELQGHVTDDTANQWFESARKSFSWLASDDIAETIAFATALPRHVNIERLTVLPTQQV from the coding sequence ATGTCTGAATCGCATTCTCTCTCGGGTCGCATTGCCGTCGTCACCGGTGCATCCAGCGGTATCGGTGAGGCCACCGCCCGCAAGCTCGCCGCGCGCGGCGCCTCGGTCGCGCTCTTGGCGCGCCGCAAGGATCGCCTCCACGCGTTGGCCGCCGACATTCAAAAAGGCGGCGGGCGCGCGCTCACCGTGGCCGTCGACGTCAACGACGCAAAGGGGCTCGCCGAGGCGACCCATGTCATCGCCGGTGAGCTGGGGCCCGTCGATCTGGTGGTGAACAACGCCGGCGTGGTGGAGGCGGCGACGTTCGGAGCGGGCCGCATGGCCGACTTCGAGAAAATGATCGACGTCAACCTCAAAGGCGCCGTGCGCGTGGCCGACGCGTTCGCCGCGCCGCTCATCGCAGCCGCACAGAAAGGCGGCCCCGCCGACCTCGTCAACATCTCGTCCGTCGCCGCGCAAGGCGTCTATGCGAACTTCGCTGTGTATTGCGCGACGAAGGCGGCCATCACCCACCTGTCGCGCAACCTGCGGGTCGAGCTCGGGCCGCAGAAGGTCCGCGTCTCCGTGATCGAGCCGGGGCTGGTCGAAACCGAGCTTCAAGGCCATGTGACCGACGACACCGCCAATCAGTGGTTCGAGTCCGCGCGCAAGAGCTTTTCCTGGCTCGCGAGCGACGACATCGCCGAAACCATTGCCTTTGCGACCGCGCTCCCACGCCACGTGAACATCGAGCGCCTGACCGTGCTGCCGACGCAGCAAGTGTAA
- a CDS encoding DoxX family protein, which yields MFRILRQASPDLAALVLRIGLGTMFMFHGAPKLLGGPELWAKIGAAMGGLGITFAPAFWGLMAGLAEFGGGLLLVVGFLTRPACAFLTFTMLVAWSKLLLRHDDFNAWSQPAEDAIAFAALFLLGPGRHRLFRRTGPDDGVSAKR from the coding sequence ATGTTTCGCATTCTCCGGCAGGCGTCCCCCGATCTCGCAGCCCTGGTGCTGCGGATCGGTCTCGGGACCATGTTCATGTTTCACGGGGCACCGAAGTTGCTCGGCGGCCCCGAGCTGTGGGCCAAGATTGGCGCCGCCATGGGCGGCCTGGGGATCACCTTTGCGCCCGCGTTCTGGGGGCTGATGGCGGGGCTCGCCGAGTTCGGGGGCGGTCTCCTGCTCGTGGTCGGATTTCTCACACGCCCGGCGTGCGCCTTTTTGACCTTCACCATGTTGGTGGCATGGTCGAAGCTCCTCTTGCGCCACGATGACTTCAATGCATGGTCCCAACCGGCGGAGGACGCCATCGCGTTCGCAGCGCTGTTCCTCTTGGGGCCGGGCCGCCACCGGCTCTTTCGCCGGACCGGCCCCGACGACGGCGTGTCCGCGAAACGATGA